Sequence from the Actinocatenispora sera genome:
GCGGCCCGTGCGAGCGGGTTGGCCGTGAGCGCCGCTCGCATGGCCTGCCGCACCGCCTCGCCGGCACCGACCTGCGGCCGTTCCGGCGGCAGGGGCTCCGCGGCGAGCGCGTGGTAGTCGCGCCAGCGGAACACCGCGAGCGCCACCGAGACGCCCGCCCCGGCCGCCCAGGCGGCGTCCGGCAGCCCGATCCCCGCGTACGGCGTGAGGACGGCCGCAGCGCCGGTCAGCCCGGCGCCGAGCACCACCCAGCGCCGAAAGGCGCGCCGCAACCTGCCCAGCCGGCGCAGCCGCTGCTCCCGCGTCTCGGCCATCCGGTGCCCTCCCCGACCGGCGTACGCCGCGGGCGACCAGCCCGCCCCGACGTCGGGCGATCTACCGCCCGGGCGTCGCTTCGCGGGCGGTCAGCCCGCCGAGGCGTCCTGGCTGCCGTTCTTGTTCATGTTGGCGCGCAGCTGCTCCAGCCGGGCCACGCCGGCGGTCTGCTCGGCGTCGGCGGCCTGCGTCGAACCGGACTCGACCGCCTTCTGCGCGGGTGCACTGGTCAGCTGCTCGCCGGCCATGCTGGCCCGGATCTGCTCCAGCCGAGCGTTGCCGGCCATGTCCAGGCTGGACTTCTGCACCTCGAGCATCCGGCCCTCGACCGAGTTCTGCGCGAGCTCGGCACGGCCCATCGCGTTGGCGTAGCGGCGCTCGATCTTGTCCCGCACCTCGTCCAGCGACGGGGTGTTGCCCGGCGCGGCGAGGTCGGACATGCTCTGCAGCGAGTTGGCCACCTGCTCCTGCATCTTGGCCTGCTCGAGCTGACTGAGCAGCTTGGTGCGCTCGGCGAGCTTCTGCTTGAGCATCATCGCGTTGTCGTCGACCGCCTTGCGGGCCTGCTGGGCCGCCGCGATCGACTGGTCGTGCAGCGTCTTCAGGTCTTCCATCGACTGCTCGGCGGAGACGAGCTGGGTGGCGAGCACCTGCGCGGTCTGCTCGAACTGCTGCGCCTTGGTCTCGTCGCCGTCGGCGCGCGCCTTGTCGGCCATCACCAGTGCCTGCTTGGCCTGCCCCTGGAACTGCTCGACCTGCGACATCTGCCGGGACAGCTTCATCTCCAGCTGCCGCTGGTTGCCGATGACCGCCGCAGCCTGCTGCGTGAGCGCCTGGTGCTGGTGCTGCGCGTCTTCGATCGCCTGCTGGATCTGCACCTTCGGATCGGCGTACTCGTCGATCTTGGCGCCGAACAGCGCCATCAGGTATCGCCAGCCCTTGACGAACGGGTTCGCCATTGTTCGCGGTCCTCTCTGCGGCTCTAGCAGCGCCGGCCTCGACGCGTTCGTCCCATCGTGTCAGGCGAGTGCGACCGTCGTCACGCCGCCCCCGGCGGGCGATCGCGGAATCCTCGGTAGGAAACCGCCGAAACACCACGATGTCCCCGGTGCCGAAGCGCCCGGACCTCGCTTGCCCTGCGGCACGCCGACCCGACTCCACGCCAACCCGCGCACCAGATCAAGTGTGCCTGAACTCGCCGGCAAGTGAGAGACCCGAAGCCGCTTTATCCGCAATGCCCGGGACACTTCAGGGGCGCCCCTGAGACCGGCGGCTCAGGCCGCGCACACCACTTCACGTGCCGGGCGCCGCGGCGCCGGACCGACCGAGCGAGCCAGCGTGGGCCGCCCACGCATCGCCACCGAGTTGGTCACCGCGCCCGGCGGCACCGCACCGGCGGGCACCGCACCCGCCGGGACCGGCTCGGCGGGCGCCGGATCGGCCGTTCCGGGCTGGTCGGCACCGACCGGGGCAAGCACCCCGGCCATCTCCTCGGCCAGCGCGACCGTGTCGCTCACCTCGCGCAGCACGTCGGACAGTTGCACTCCGAGTGCCTCGCAGATCGAGCCCAACAGCTCGCTGGAGGCCTCTTTCTGACCGCGTTCCAGCTCGGACAGGTAACCCAGGCTCACCTTGGCCTCGGTCGACACGTCCCGAAGCGTGCGGCGCTGGTCCAACCGCCGTTCACGCAGCGTGTCACCCAGGACCCTGCGCAGCAGGACCATCGCACACCTCCTCCGGCGACCGACACCACTCGGCCCGACCGTGGCCCGAGGGCGTCGCACCCGGACCGGGATGTTCGCCACGGTACCGCGCCGAGCCGACACCGACACCGTGCCCCACGACGTGATGCAACACAGTACCGCGGGATGATCTTCCCGAACGAGGTACGCAACCGGGCCGGATCACGCTGCCGGCAGCGACCGCAGCAGCAGATCCAGCGCGGCGGCGACGGTCCCGGAACGCACGGCGGCCCGATCACCAGGCAGGGCGAGCCGCTCGGCCAGCAGCACCTCCGGGCCGGCCAGGCCGACGTAGACGGTGCCCGCCGGCTGCCCGCCGTGCGGCTGTGGCCCGGCCACGCCGGTGGTCGCCAACGCCCAGGTGGCGCCGCAGCGCTCGCGAGCGCCGCGGGCGAGCTGCCGGGCCACCTCGGGGTGCACCGGGCCGTGTTCGGCCAGCAGCCGCTCGTCCACGCCGGCGAGCGACGCCTTCAGGTCCACCGCGTACACGATCAGGCCGCCACGCAGCACCGCACTGGCGCCCGGCACGTCGGCGACCGTACCGGCGAGCTGGCCGGCGGTCAGCGACTCGGCCGTGGCGAGCGTCTCACCTCGCCGGGCCAGCTCGGTGACCACCTCCGCCGGTGCGGTCACGACCGGTCGGCGGCGCCGCGACGTAGCGCGAGCGCGCGGAACAGGTAGTCGATGCCGGTGCCGACGGTGACCAGCAGCGCGGCCAGCATGATCCAGAAGCCGACGGCCGACACCGGATCGGGCCACGGGGCGAGATACCAGGCGATACCGAGGATCTGCAGTACCGTCTTGAGCTTGCCGCCCCGGCTGGCTGCGATCACGCCGTGCCGCAGCACCCAGAACCGCAGGAGGGTGACCCCGGCCTCCCGGAACAGGATCAGCCCGGTCATCCACCACGGCAGCCCCGCGTACACCGACAGCACCAGCAGCGCGGTACCGGTCAGTGCCTTGTCCGCGATCGGGTCGGCGACCTTGCCGAACGGGGTGACGAGATTGCGCGCGCGGGCCAGCCAGCCGTCCGCGAAGTCGGTCACCGAGGCGACGCAGAACACCACGCAGGCGAGGATCCGCCAGTCGGCGGCGATCAGGCCGGAGGAGACCGAGATCCATACGAACACCGGCACGAGCACCAGCCGCAGCGCGGTCAGCGCGTTGGCCGGGTTCACCAGCGGTGCGGTGGGTGGCGGCGGCTCCCGCCGGGCCGGTGGTACGGCCCGGCCGGGCGCGCTCGATGCGGCCTCAGTCACGGCCACCACTCTGCCCTCCGGCGGCCGCCGGGTCGAGTACCCGCTCGACCACCGCGGTCAGATCGACCCCGATGGTGCCGGTCACCCGGGCCCGGACGAGATCACCGGGACGCAGCGTCGCGGGGTCCACGGAGCCGCCCGCCAGCAGCGCGGTGCTCCCGTCGACCTCCGGCGCCTGGTGCGCCGCCCGGCCCTCGACCTCGTCGCCGTCGGTGCGGTCGACCAGCACCTCGACCACGCTGTCGAGCCGGTCCTCGGCGCGCTGCGCGACCAGTTCGTCGACCAGCGCGGAGATCCGGTTGACCCGGGCGTCCACCTCGTCGGTGGGCACCTTGTCGGGCAGCCCGACCGCCTCGGTGCCCTCCTCGTCGCTGTAGCCGAACACCCCGATCGCGTCCAGGTCCGCGCCGGTCAGGAACCGCTCCAGCTCGGCGACGTCGGCCTCGGTCTCCCCCGGGAACCCGACGATCACGTTGGTTCGGGCGCCCAGCTCGGGCGCGATCTTGCGGGCCGAGGCGAGCAGGTCCCAGAACCGCTCGGTGGAGCCGAACCGGCGCATCCGGCGCAGCAGCGGCTCGCTCGCGTGCTGGAACGACAGGTCGAAGTAGGGCGCGACGCCGGGCGTGCCGGCGAGCACCTCGACCAGGCCGGGACGCATCTCGGCCGGCTGCAGGTAGCTGGCCCGCACCCGCACGATGCCCGGCACCGCGGCGAGCTGCGGCAGCAGCTTCTCCAGGGCCCGCGGATCGCCGAGATCCTTGCCGTACGACGAGGAGTTCTCGCTGACCAGCACCAGCTCCCGGACGCCCTGCCCGGCCAACCATTCCGCCTCGGCCAGCACCTCGTCCGGGGTACGCGACAGGTACGCGCCGCGAAACGACGGGATGGCGCAGAACGCGCAGCGCCGGTCGCAGCCGGAGGCGAGCTTCAGCGAGGCGACCGGGCCGTCGTCGAGCCGGAAGCGCAGCACCTTCAGGTGCGCCGGGGCGTGCTCGTCGACGTCACCGTGGCCGGGCACCGGCGCCGGATGCGCGTGCCGCTCGACCGGGGTGATGGGCAGCAGGGTGCGCCGGTCCCGGGGCTCGTGCGCGGTCAGCGAACCGCCGGCGAGCACGGTGCGCAGTCGGTCGGAGATGTCCGGATAGTCGTCGAAGCCGAGCACCGCGTCGGCCTCGGGCAGGCTGTCCGCAAGCTGCTTCCCGTACCGCTCGGCCATGCAGCCGGCGGCCACCACCTTGGCGCCGTTCTCCCCCGCGTCCAGCAGCGTCTCGATCGAGTCCTGCTTGGCCTGTTCGATGAAGCCGCAGGTGTTGACGAGGACCACGTCGGCGTCGGCGCTGTCGCCGGTCACCTGCCAGCCGTCCGCGGCGAGGCGGGCGGCGAGCTCCTCGGAGTCGACCTCGTTACGGGCGCACCCGAGGGTGAGCATGGCGACACGGCGGGGGGATTCGGCGGCTGACACGTACCGAGCGTACCGACCGATCCTGGGTGCCAGCGCAGACACCGCCCCGCGGCGGCGGCAGGTCGGTGAAGTTTGCCACCGATGATCGTCGCCTCGACGACACACGGCTAGCCTGGGCGACGAACGGTGGATCTGCCACCGGTCCCGGACGAGCAGCGCGACGTACCCGGCCCAGCAAAGACGCCGCGCCACCTACCATGACCGACATTTTGCAGATCGTGGGCGCTGTTCTGGTGCTCGCCGGATTCTTCGCCAGCCAGATCGGCGCCGTCGACGCCCGCTCACTGGCCTACCTGATCGTCAACGCGCTCGGCTCCGGAGTGCTCGCCGTGCTCGCACTGCTGGGGCACGAATGGGGCTTCCTGCTGCTCGAGGGCGTCTGGTGCCTGGTCGCGCTCGCCTCCCTGCTCGGGGTGCTCGGCCGGGCCCGACGGCAGCGCCCGCACCTGCTGCGGGCCGGACACCGCTCCGCACCCACCGACTGAGCCGGCGCGGCCGGGCGGTCGACGGTCCGGATCTCCGGGTCGTCGGCGGGCTCCGGCCTCGCGGCTCATTCGATGTTCAGCGCCGACACCAGCCACCGATCGTGCGGCCGTACCAGCGAGAGTCGGATCCGGTAGTGCACCGTCCTACCCTTCGGTGTGCTGGTGTTGCGCACCGTGGCATCGGCCGCGACCAGAACGGTTGCCGCCGTCGAACCGGCCTGCGTCGGCGCGACGCCGAGCACCTTCCCGGTCTGTTGCACGTGGTTCTGCACGATCCCGCTGCGCAACTGCGTCCGGCGCGCCTGGTACTGCGCGCGGAACTTCCCGGTGCTCAGGTCGAGCATCCGCTTCAGGTCGGCGTCGACGTGATCCGCGCTCACGTTCAGGAACACCAGCGTCGCGGTACGGGCGGCCTTCGTCGCCGCCGGCACGTACGCGGCGCGGCCGGCGGCGGTGCGCGTCCCGGCGAGGCCCACGAGTAGGGCGAGGGTCAGCAACAACGCCAACCCCAGCGCGCCGATCGCGATCAACCAGCCGACCGGGCGCCGGTGGGGCGCGGGCACGGTGGTCACAGCGACTCCAGCTTCTCGATCCGCCAACCGTCGCCGGTACGGCGCATGACCAGCCGAACCCGGATCTGATCGAGCCTGGCTTCGGTACTGGTGCGGTTGGTGCTGTGCAGGTCCACGTAGGCCAGCAACGTCACGGTGTCGGTAGCGGACGACACGACGCCGATCTCCTTCGCCTGGGCGGAGACCATCGCGTGCCGCTCGGAGATGTCCTTGCGCAGCCTCGTCATGGTCTTGGTGTAGTTCGCCCGCATCGACCCGGTGCACCACTTGCGGGCGGCCGCCACGTCGGCGTCGAGCGACCGGTAGTCGTAGCCGAGTACTGCCGGGACCGCCTTGCTCGCCGTGGCGGTGGCGGCCTGCACCGAAGCGTCCGGCCAGCTGGTGGGCGGCGACGAGGTCAACCGGTCGACCCCGAGCACCGCGGTCGTGCCGCCGGCCGCCAGCAGCAGCACGGCCAGCACCAGCACGGCCATCAGGTACCCGATCCGGCGTCTGGCCGCCGGCGGGGCCGCACCCCACGCCGGTGGTTGCGGTGGCAACGCGCCGGCCGGCGGCGGCGGTACCCGCAGCGCACCCTCGGCGACCACCAGCTCCGGTTGCTCCAACACCACCGGGGCGATGCCGAGCCGCTCGTGCAGCAGGGCGGCGAGCATCGGCACCCGGCTGGCCCCGCCGACCAGGAAGACACCGGTCAGCTGCGGTGCCGACAGGCCCGCGTCGGCGATCGAGCCAGCCAGCAGTTCGACCACCCGGTCGAGCCGGGGCCGCGCCACCTCTTCGAACTCGCCGCGGGTCAGGTGCAGCGCCGCTGCACCGGGCACGTGCACCGGCGCCGACGACAGCCGGGACAGCGCCTCCTTCGCGCCGCGCACGTCGTCCCAGAACAACCAGCGGTCCCGGTGGTCCTCCGGCGAGGACGGCTCGGTCAGCCTCATCCACGGCGCCGCGCCTTCGACGACCGCGGGCCGATCGTCGGAGGCGGCCCCTTCGGTGGACCCGGTCGGCGGCCCGGACGCCGGCGTGCCGGTCCGGTCGGCCTCGACCGGCGCCAGCGCGTCGGCCTCGACCGGTGCCGGCGCGTCGGCGTCGACCGGTGCCGGCGCGTCGGCGTCGACCGGTGCCGGCGCGTCGGGCAGCATCGTGCCGATCCGGTCGACCAGCGCGGCATCCAGGTCGAGACCGCCGAGGTCGGCCAGACCGGCCGTGGCGAGCACCTGGTAACCGCCCGGAGCCAGCCGGACCAGCGCGGCGTCGGTGGTGCCCGCGCCGACGTCGAGCACGGCGAGAACGCCATCCGCGGGCAGGGTCGACGCGAGCACCGCGGTGAAGTACGCGGCGGCGGCCACCGGCTCCGGCAGCAGCGCGGCGACCGTCAAGCCGGCCCGCGCGGCCGCCGTGGCGAGCCGGTCGCGGCGGGGCGCGCCCCAGTCGGCCGGATGGGTCAGTACGACCGGCGGCAGTTCGCCGGCCACCCGGACCGCTTCGTCGGCCACCCGGCGCAGCACGGCGGCGAGCAACTCGACCACCGGCACCGAAACGCCGAGCAGCACCGTCTCCTCGTCGATGCGGCGCTTGGGATTCGGTTCGTACCGCCCGGGATCGGCGCGGCCGGCGCGCACCGCGTCGCGACCGACCGAGGGCACGCCGGCGGCGTCGACGAACGCCGCGGACGGCAGCAACTCGGCGCCGTCGAACAGCAGTGGCCGGGTGTGGCCGTCCGGCCATCGCAACACCGCGACAGTGTTCGAGGTGCCCAGATCCACCCCGAGTAGGAACGCGCCCGCCATGTCCCTCCCTGTGCCGCAATCCGGCACAGCCTAGGACATCGACGCCACCGTGCGGTCAGCCGTTCTCGCCGCGGATGCTGGCCAGCATGTCCTCCAGCTCGTCCGGCTTGATCAGCACGTCGCGCGCCTTCGAGCCCTCCGACGGGCCGACGACGCCGCGGGTCTCCATCAGGTCCATCAGCCGGCCGGCCTTGGCGAACCCGACGCGCAGCTTGCGCTGCAGCATCGAGGTCGAGCCGAACTGCGAGGTCACCACCAGCTCGGCCGCCTGCAACAGCAGGTCGAGGTCGTCGCCGATGTCCTCGTCGATCTTCTTCTTGCTCTCCTGGGCGACCGTCAGCACGTCGTCGCGGAACTCCGGCTGCCGCTGCTCGATGCAGTACTTGACCAGGTCGTGGATCTCCGGCTCGGTGACCCAGGCGCCCTGCAACCGGACCGGCTTGCTCGCGCCCATCGGCAGGAACAGCCCGTCGCCGCGGCCGATCAGCTTCTCCGCGCCGGGCTGGTCCAGGATGACCCGGGAGTCGCCCAGCGACGAGGTGGAGAACGCCAGCCGAGACGGCACGTTCGCCTTGATCAGGCCGGTGACCACGTCGACGCTCGGCCGCTGGGTGGCGAGTACCAGGTGGATGCCGGCGGCGCGGGCGAGCTGGGTGATGCGCACGATCGCGTCCTCCACGTCGCGCGGCGCCACCATCATCAGGTCGGCCAGCTCGTCCACGATCACCAGCAGGTACGGATAGGGCCGGTACTCGCGCTCGCTGCCGGGCGGCGCGGTGATCTCGCCCTTGAGCACCTTGCGGTTGAAGTCGTCGACGTGCCGCACCCCGGCCGCGGCCAGGTCGTCGTAGCGCATGTCCATCTCGCGGACCACCCAGGCAAGCGCGTCCGCCGCCTTCTTCGGGTTGGTCACGATCGGCGTCACCAGGTGCGGGATGCCCTCGTAGCTGGTCAGCTCGACCCGCTTCGGATCGACCAGCAACAGCCGCACCTGGTCCGGCGTGGCCCGCGCCAGGATCGACACCAGCAGCGAGTTGATGCAGGACGACTTGCCGGAACCGGTGGCGCCGGCGACCAGGAGGTGCGGCATCTTGGTCAGGTTGGCCACCACGTTGCGGCCCTCGATGTCCTTGCCCAGCGCCACCACCATCGGATGCGGATCGGCGGCGGCCTCGGCGCTGCGCAGCACGTCGCCGAGGACCACGTCCTCCCGGTCGGTGTTCGGGATCTCCACGCCGACCGCGGACTTGCCCGGGATCGGGCTGATGATCCGCACGTCCGGGCTCTTCACCGCGTAGGCGATGTTGCGCGACAGCTGGGTGATCCGCTCGACCTTCACCCCCGAGCCGAGCTCGATCTCGTACCGGGTGACCGTCGGGCCACGGGTGAACCCGGTCACCGCGGCGTCCACGTTGAACTGCTCGAAGACGCCCTGCAGCGCGGCGATCGCGTCGTCGTTGGCCCGGCTGCGGGTCTTGCCGGGGCCGCCCTTGCGCAGCAGTTCCGGTGGCGGCAGCCGGTAGTCGCCCTCCGCCGCGCTGAGCACCGGCTGCTCCACCTTCGGCGGTGGCAGTGGACCGTGCTCCGGCGGGGTCAGCTTCTTGCGCGGCTTGCGCTGGACCGGCAGCTCCGGCTCGTCGGCGGCCTCCTCGCCCGCCGGCGACACCGTGGCCGGGTCCTCGGCCCGGCTGCCCTGCCGGCGCCGGGACGGTCGGCGCAGCCGCACCGGCGGCCCGGAGACCTCGTCCGCCTCGTCCGCGTCGTCCTCGGCGGGCGCCGCGGCCCGGCCCAGGGCGAGATCACGCAGCCGGCGGAACCGCTCCGGGATCCGGTTCAGCGGGGTCGCGGTCACCACCAACAAGCCGAACAGCAACAGCAGGACCAGCAGCGGTACCGCCACCCACGAGGTCACCGCGCGAGCCAGCAGGCCGCCGACCAGGTCGCCGACGATGCCACCGGCGTACGCCCGCCCGTCCGCGGTACCCGGACCCCCGCGGAACAGGTGCAGCAGCCCCAACGCGGCGAGCAGCAGCGCGCTCCAGCCGACCAGGTGCCGGCCACGGTGCGCCGGGTCGGGGGCCTGGCGCAGCACCCGGACGGCGGCGAAGGCCAGCAGTACCGGCAGCGCCGCGGCGGCCGCGCCGACCACCCAGCGCACCGCGTACGCCACCCAGGAGCCGACCGGGCCGGCGGCGTGGAACCAGACCGCGACGGCCAGCACGATACCGAACGCCAGCAGGGCGAGGCCGAGGCCGTCGCGCCGGTGCGCCGGGTCCAGCTCACGCGCGGTGGCGGCCTGCCGACCGACCGCCCGGGCGAGGAACCCGACCCCACGGGCCAGGCCGCCGAACGCGCCGCTCGCGACCCGCGCCGACGCCGACCGCTTCGGCTTGCGCCGAGCGGGGCGCCGGGCGGGGCTGCGGCGCGGGGTGGCACGGCTAGCCGTACCCGTCTTCTTCTTCGCCGAGGTGCGGGCACGGCTCGTGGCAGACGTGCGGCCAGCCATGACCGCCACGCTAGCCGGAACCGAACGCAAACCCCCGGTCCGACACGGCCGGTGACAGAATTCCCTGGTCGGCCCGGGGGCTCAGCCGCTACGCCGGCCGGACCGGCGCTGCCAGGCCGGGCGCCACCAGCGCAGCGCCACCAGCACCCAGGAGACGAGTACCACCGTGCCGAGCAGTACCTGGGCGAGCGTCTCGGCGCCGCTGGGGTAGAGCACCCCGCGCACGTAACTGGCCAGGAAGCCACCGGTCAGCGGCGGCAGCCCGGCGGCATGCCGGGCGGCGTCCTGCGCGGCGGTCAGCGGGCAGGACAGGTGGCCCGCGACCACCACGACCGCCCACCCGGCGGCGAGCAGGTGCAGCACGAGCGTGCGCGGCCGGCGGATCGCGACGAAACCGCCGAGCAGCAGGTACGCCAGGTAGCCGAAGTGCACGGCGACCAGCGCCCAGCCGAGCCATCGATAGCCCATGGCCGCAGCGTATGCCCGTTTTCACTGGCCGGGACGTTTCGGCGGGCAGCCCGCCGGCCAGGTAGCCTGCGGCTCATGCGTATCGGGATTGTCGGAGCAACAGGCCAGGTCGGCGGCGTGATGCGCCGCATCCTCGCGGAGCGCGAGTTCCCCGCGGACGAGCTGCGGCTGTTCGCCTCGGCGCGGTCGGCGGGGCGCACGCTGCCCTGGCGGGACGGCGAGGTGACGGTCGAGGACGCCGCGGCCGCGGACTTCCGCGGGTTGGACATCGTGTTGTTCTCCGCCGGCAAGGGCACGTCCAAGACGCTCGCGCCGAAGGTCGCCGCGTCCGGCGCCGTGGTCGTCGACAACTCGTCGGCGTGGCGGATGGACCCGGACGTACCGCTGGTGGTGGCCGAGGTGAACCCGCGGGCGCTGGCGAACCGGCCGCGCGGCATCGTCGCCAACCCGAACTGCACCACGATGGCCGCGATGCCGGTGCTGCGGCCGCTGCACGACGAGGCCGGGTTGACCAGCCTGGTGGTCGCCACGTACCAGGCGGTGTCCGGTTCCGGTCTGGCCGGCGTGGCCGAACTCGACGAGCAGGCCAGGAAGGTCGTCGACGGCGCGGCCGGACTCACCTTCGACGGCGCGGCGGTGCAGTTCCCGACGCCGGAGAAGTTCGTCCGACCGATCGCGTTCAACGTGCTGCCGTACGCCGGATCGCTGGTCGACGACGGGCTGGGCGAGACCGACGAGGAACAGAAGCTGCGCAACGAGAGCCGCAAGATCCTGGCGATCCCGGACCTGAAGGTGTCCGGTACCTGCGTCCGGGTGCCGGTGTTCACCGGGCACTCGCTGCAGGTCAACGCCCGGTTCGCGGCGCCGCTGAGCGTCGAGAAGGCGCGCGAGCTGCTGGCCGACGCGCCCGGGGTCGCGCTGTCGGACGTCCCGACGCCGCTGCAG
This genomic interval carries:
- a CDS encoding CBU_0592 family membrane protein, which produces MTDILQIVGAVLVLAGFFASQIGAVDARSLAYLIVNALGSGVLAVLALLGHEWGFLLLEGVWCLVALASLLGVLGRARRQRPHLLRAGHRSAPTD
- a CDS encoding Hsp70 family protein; this translates as MAGAFLLGVDLGTSNTVAVLRWPDGHTRPLLFDGAELLPSAAFVDAAGVPSVGRDAVRAGRADPGRYEPNPKRRIDEETVLLGVSVPVVELLAAVLRRVADEAVRVAGELPPVVLTHPADWGAPRRDRLATAAARAGLTVAALLPEPVAAAAYFTAVLASTLPADGVLAVLDVGAGTTDAALVRLAPGGYQVLATAGLADLGGLDLDAALVDRIGTMLPDAPAPVDADAPAPVDADAPAPVEADALAPVEADRTGTPASGPPTGSTEGAASDDRPAVVEGAAPWMRLTEPSSPEDHRDRWLFWDDVRGAKEALSRLSSAPVHVPGAAALHLTRGEFEEVARPRLDRVVELLAGSIADAGLSAPQLTGVFLVGGASRVPMLAALLHERLGIAPVVLEQPELVVAEGALRVPPPPAGALPPQPPAWGAAPPAARRRIGYLMAVLVLAVLLLAAGGTTAVLGVDRLTSSPPTSWPDASVQAATATASKAVPAVLGYDYRSLDADVAAARKWCTGSMRANYTKTMTRLRKDISERHAMVSAQAKEIGVVSSATDTVTLLAYVDLHSTNRTSTEARLDQIRVRLVMRRTGDGWRIEKLESL
- a CDS encoding helix-turn-helix domain-containing protein, whose product is MVLLRRVLGDTLRERRLDQRRTLRDVSTEAKVSLGYLSELERGQKEASSELLGSICEALGVQLSDVLREVSDTVALAEEMAGVLAPVGADQPGTADPAPAEPVPAGAVPAGAVPPGAVTNSVAMRGRPTLARSVGPAPRRPAREVVCAA
- a CDS encoding aspartate-semialdehyde dehydrogenase; the protein is MRIGIVGATGQVGGVMRRILAEREFPADELRLFASARSAGRTLPWRDGEVTVEDAAAADFRGLDIVLFSAGKGTSKTLAPKVAASGAVVVDNSSAWRMDPDVPLVVAEVNPRALANRPRGIVANPNCTTMAAMPVLRPLHDEAGLTSLVVATYQAVSGSGLAGVAELDEQARKVVDGAAGLTFDGAAVQFPTPEKFVRPIAFNVLPYAGSLVDDGLGETDEEQKLRNESRKILAIPDLKVSGTCVRVPVFTGHSLQVNARFAAPLSVEKARELLADAPGVALSDVPTPLQAAGQDPTFVGRIRPDETVDNGLALFLSNDNLRKGAALNAVQIAELLCA
- the pgsA gene encoding CDP-diacylglycerol--glycerol-3-phosphate 3-phosphatidyltransferase — protein: MTEAASSAPGRAVPPARREPPPPTAPLVNPANALTALRLVLVPVFVWISVSSGLIAADWRILACVVFCVASVTDFADGWLARARNLVTPFGKVADPIADKALTGTALLVLSVYAGLPWWMTGLILFREAGVTLLRFWVLRHGVIAASRGGKLKTVLQILGIAWYLAPWPDPVSAVGFWIMLAALLVTVGTGIDYLFRALALRRGAADRS
- a CDS encoding PspA/IM30 family protein, encoding MANPFVKGWRYLMALFGAKIDEYADPKVQIQQAIEDAQHQHQALTQQAAAVIGNQRQLEMKLSRQMSQVEQFQGQAKQALVMADKARADGDETKAQQFEQTAQVLATQLVSAEQSMEDLKTLHDQSIAAAQQARKAVDDNAMMLKQKLAERTKLLSQLEQAKMQEQVANSLQSMSDLAAPGNTPSLDEVRDKIERRYANAMGRAELAQNSVEGRMLEVQKSSLDMAGNARLEQIRASMAGEQLTSAPAQKAVESGSTQAADAEQTAGVARLEQLRANMNKNGSQDASAG
- the rimO gene encoding 30S ribosomal protein S12 methylthiotransferase RimO encodes the protein MLTLGCARNEVDSEELAARLAADGWQVTGDSADADVVLVNTCGFIEQAKQDSIETLLDAGENGAKVVAAGCMAERYGKQLADSLPEADAVLGFDDYPDISDRLRTVLAGGSLTAHEPRDRRTLLPITPVERHAHPAPVPGHGDVDEHAPAHLKVLRFRLDDGPVASLKLASGCDRRCAFCAIPSFRGAYLSRTPDEVLAEAEWLAGQGVRELVLVSENSSSYGKDLGDPRALEKLLPQLAAVPGIVRVRASYLQPAEMRPGLVEVLAGTPGVAPYFDLSFQHASEPLLRRMRRFGSTERFWDLLASARKIAPELGARTNVIVGFPGETEADVAELERFLTGADLDAIGVFGYSDEEGTEAVGLPDKVPTDEVDARVNRISALVDELVAQRAEDRLDSVVEVLVDRTDGDEVEGRAAHQAPEVDGSTALLAGGSVDPATLRPGDLVRARVTGTIGVDLTAVVERVLDPAAAGGQSGGRD
- a CDS encoding DUF2784 domain-containing protein, with the translated sequence MGYRWLGWALVAVHFGYLAYLLLGGFVAIRRPRTLVLHLLAAGWAVVVVAGHLSCPLTAAQDAARHAAGLPPLTGGFLASYVRGVLYPSGAETLAQVLLGTVVLVSWVLVALRWWRPAWQRRSGRRSG
- a CDS encoding DNA translocase FtsK, which codes for MAGRTSATSRARTSAKKKTGTASRATPRRSPARRPARRKPKRSASARVASGAFGGLARGVGFLARAVGRQAATARELDPAHRRDGLGLALLAFGIVLAVAVWFHAAGPVGSWVAYAVRWVVGAAAAALPVLLAFAAVRVLRQAPDPAHRGRHLVGWSALLLAALGLLHLFRGGPGTADGRAYAGGIVGDLVGGLLARAVTSWVAVPLLVLLLLFGLLVVTATPLNRIPERFRRLRDLALGRAAAPAEDDADEADEVSGPPVRLRRPSRRRQGSRAEDPATVSPAGEEAADEPELPVQRKPRKKLTPPEHGPLPPPKVEQPVLSAAEGDYRLPPPELLRKGGPGKTRSRANDDAIAALQGVFEQFNVDAAVTGFTRGPTVTRYEIELGSGVKVERITQLSRNIAYAVKSPDVRIISPIPGKSAVGVEIPNTDREDVVLGDVLRSAEAAADPHPMVVALGKDIEGRNVVANLTKMPHLLVAGATGSGKSSCINSLLVSILARATPDQVRLLLVDPKRVELTSYEGIPHLVTPIVTNPKKAADALAWVVREMDMRYDDLAAAGVRHVDDFNRKVLKGEITAPPGSEREYRPYPYLLVIVDELADLMMVAPRDVEDAIVRITQLARAAGIHLVLATQRPSVDVVTGLIKANVPSRLAFSTSSLGDSRVILDQPGAEKLIGRGDGLFLPMGASKPVRLQGAWVTEPEIHDLVKYCIEQRQPEFRDDVLTVAQESKKKIDEDIGDDLDLLLQAAELVVTSQFGSTSMLQRKLRVGFAKAGRLMDLMETRGVVGPSEGSKARDVLIKPDELEDMLASIRGENG
- a CDS encoding CinA family protein translates to MTAPAEVVTELARRGETLATAESLTAGQLAGTVADVPGASAVLRGGLIVYAVDLKASLAGVDERLLAEHGPVHPEVARQLARGARERCGATWALATTGVAGPQPHGGQPAGTVYVGLAGPEVLLAERLALPGDRAAVRSGTVAAALDLLLRSLPAA